The following are encoded in a window of Ruminiclostridium herbifermentans genomic DNA:
- a CDS encoding DUF6512 family protein, with the protein MSFIKKHIVGVLFTLVAGAILHFAYEWSGNNLIVAMLAPINESVWEHLKILVTPMLFYFVIEYFTYGKKTANFVPVRVLSIIIGMLVIIVSYYTYSGIIGSKYLVADIGTFVLGTLVAYWASYKMLQSQYFGSKKADILGWIGLVFLIFIVIIFTFSPPHIALFKDFSTGAYGLI; encoded by the coding sequence ATGAGCTTTATAAAAAAACATATTGTCGGAGTCCTGTTTACCTTAGTAGCCGGCGCAATTCTGCATTTTGCATATGAATGGTCAGGCAATAATCTAATAGTTGCAATGCTTGCACCTATCAACGAAAGTGTATGGGAGCATTTAAAGATATTAGTTACACCAATGCTTTTTTATTTTGTTATTGAATATTTTACTTATGGCAAAAAAACAGCTAATTTTGTTCCCGTAAGAGTTTTATCAATTATTATAGGTATGCTTGTAATTATTGTTTCATACTATACTTATTCGGGTATTATAGGTAGTAAATATCTTGTCGCAGACATTGGAACTTTTGTTTTGGGAACGCTTGTGGCATACTGGGCTAGCTATAAAATGCTTCAGTCACAATATTTTGGGTCAAAAAAGGCTGATATATTGGGGTGGATAGGTCTGGTATTTTTAATTTTTATAGTTATAATATTTACTTTTTCACCTCCTCATATTGCTCTATTTAAGGATTTTAGTACAGGAGCTTATGGGCTAATATAA
- the alaS gene encoding alanine--tRNA ligase, translating into MYKITSDEIRTIFLEYFQKHNHKKISESSVIPENDPTLLFINSGMAPLKNYFTGEEVPPASNLCNIQPCIRTIDIDDIGDRHHLTSFEMLGSWSFNNYFKEDAIKLAFELLTEGFKIPKEKLYATVFMGSKELNLEPDTESIEIWQKVGMDRSHIVPQPFEDNFWGPTAETGPCGPCTEVFYDTGEEFGEAYVEGGVFDTKKRYIEIWNAGVFMQLNKLADGTYEPLKFKSVDTGAGLERLTMTLNKLNSVYEIDSLRPIVEIIKKQCASLNPDSDIPEQKINILSDHLRTVTILLAAGAVPSNTGRGYVPRKLIRKCCTILAKYKMDNFNFQEVLDRVIEHYKKYYSHFETNRKQIHDVFNKEVESYSAVLKDGTARIEKMCEGKTTISGKDAFVLVTSYGLPFDFIQDYAAEHGMTIDKEEYDNEIKHHKEISKLGNNEEGGSGNSLEALKGMAANFTKTVFVGYEELSCTGHVIGIIKDNEEVEAALANEQAIIVTDKSCFYAESGGQIADTGVMDSGDMQLQVTDVKKVDDIFFHFVNILNGQARIDQTVNMKVDAERRTKIEANHSAVHLLQKALRIHLGDSVKQAGSLVTDDRLRFDFHCDKKLESDVLDAIEATVNQFISENYTRDVKETTYEQAVKEGALAFFSDKYSDLVRMVSFGDVSKELCGGTHISSTGRIGFCKIISEESAGRGIRRIVALTRKEAVAYVQEELKLLNDISAKLRVPKKQILSKLDTLGTKKEQPINVEFSVMTKEQISKKTMQGANGISYMTNEYAAMTDEVRDEAIRVAEIIKGVVCFYSIADGKVQLTIAIDKELSKTCNANGVIKKALAYLDGKGGGSAYLARGSGNNANGLKDMLENFKTFF; encoded by the coding sequence ATGTATAAGATTACAAGTGATGAAATCAGAACAATATTTTTGGAGTATTTCCAAAAACATAATCATAAAAAGATATCAGAGTCTTCTGTAATTCCTGAAAACGATCCTACATTATTATTCATTAATTCCGGAATGGCTCCATTAAAGAATTATTTTACTGGAGAAGAGGTTCCACCTGCCAGCAATCTTTGCAATATTCAACCTTGTATTAGAACAATCGATATTGATGATATAGGTGACAGACATCATCTTACTAGCTTTGAAATGTTAGGCAGCTGGTCCTTTAACAACTATTTTAAAGAAGATGCAATTAAGCTTGCCTTTGAATTACTTACAGAAGGCTTTAAAATTCCAAAAGAAAAATTGTACGCTACTGTATTTATGGGTTCGAAGGAATTGAATCTAGAGCCTGATACTGAATCTATTGAAATATGGCAAAAAGTTGGTATGGATAGAAGCCATATTGTTCCTCAGCCCTTTGAAGATAATTTTTGGGGGCCAACTGCTGAAACTGGCCCATGCGGACCTTGTACAGAAGTGTTTTATGATACAGGAGAAGAGTTTGGAGAGGCTTATGTAGAAGGCGGAGTATTTGATACTAAAAAGCGTTACATTGAAATATGGAATGCTGGAGTATTTATGCAGTTAAATAAATTAGCTGATGGAACCTATGAACCACTGAAGTTTAAAAGTGTTGATACAGGTGCAGGCTTAGAGAGACTTACTATGACACTAAATAAGCTTAATTCTGTATATGAGATAGATTCACTTCGCCCAATAGTAGAGATTATAAAGAAGCAGTGTGCAAGCTTAAATCCAGATTCCGATATACCTGAGCAAAAAATTAATATTCTATCAGATCATTTAAGAACAGTTACTATATTATTGGCTGCTGGAGCTGTCCCAAGTAATACAGGAAGGGGATATGTACCACGTAAGCTTATTCGCAAATGCTGTACTATTCTTGCAAAATATAAGATGGACAACTTCAATTTCCAAGAAGTATTAGACAGAGTTATTGAACACTATAAGAAGTATTACAGCCATTTCGAGACTAACAGGAAACAGATACATGATGTATTCAATAAAGAGGTAGAAAGCTATTCTGCTGTTTTAAAGGATGGAACTGCTAGAATCGAGAAAATGTGTGAAGGCAAAACAACTATCTCTGGAAAGGATGCTTTTGTCTTAGTAACTTCTTATGGCTTGCCATTTGACTTTATACAAGATTATGCTGCTGAGCATGGAATGACAATTGATAAGGAAGAGTACGATAATGAAATCAAGCATCACAAAGAAATATCCAAATTAGGTAATAATGAAGAGGGTGGAAGTGGAAACAGCTTGGAAGCACTGAAAGGTATGGCTGCTAATTTCACCAAAACAGTTTTTGTTGGATATGAGGAATTATCATGTACTGGTCATGTAATTGGTATTATTAAGGATAATGAAGAAGTAGAAGCTGCTTTGGCAAATGAACAGGCAATTATTGTAACAGACAAGAGCTGCTTTTATGCTGAGAGCGGTGGACAGATTGCCGATACTGGTGTGATGGATAGCGGTGACATGCAGCTTCAAGTAACTGACGTGAAAAAAGTTGATGATATATTCTTCCATTTTGTAAATATATTAAATGGACAAGCTAGAATTGACCAAACTGTTAATATGAAGGTTGATGCTGAACGCAGAACAAAAATAGAAGCAAATCACTCAGCAGTTCATTTACTGCAAAAGGCATTAAGAATTCATTTAGGAGACAGTGTAAAGCAAGCAGGTTCACTTGTTACAGATGATAGGCTGAGATTTGATTTCCATTGTGACAAGAAGTTAGAAAGTGATGTTTTAGATGCAATTGAAGCAACTGTAAATCAGTTTATCAGTGAGAATTATACCAGAGATGTAAAGGAAACCACATATGAACAAGCTGTAAAAGAAGGTGCTTTGGCTTTCTTTAGCGATAAGTATTCCGACTTAGTTAGAATGGTTTCTTTTGGAGATGTATCAAAGGAACTATGTGGAGGAACTCATATATCGTCAACTGGTAGAATTGGTTTTTGTAAAATAATTTCCGAGGAAAGTGCGGGAAGAGGCATTAGAAGAATAGTTGCACTGACTAGAAAGGAAGCTGTGGCTTATGTTCAGGAAGAACTGAAACTATTAAATGATATTTCTGCAAAATTGAGAGTACCTAAAAAGCAAATTCTCTCTAAATTAGATACATTGGGTACGAAAAAGGAACAACCTATTAATGTAGAATTTTCTGTTATGACTAAGGAACAGATAAGCAAGAAAACAATGCAGGGCGCAAACGGAATTTCTTATATGACAAACGAGTACGCTGCAATGACTGATGAGGTTCGTGATGAAGCAATTCGAGTAGCAGAGATTATTAAAGGAGTAGTTTGCTTCTACAGTATTGCTGATGGCAAGGTTCAATTAACGATTGCTATTGATAAAGAATTATCCAAAACTTGCAATGCAAATGGTGTTATCAAAAAGGCATTAGCATATCTTGATGGTAAGGGTGGAGGTTCTGCTTATCTAGCACGAGGCAGCGGAAATAATGCTAATGGCTTAAAAGATATGCTTGAAAACTTCAAAACATTTTTTTAA
- the asnS gene encoding asparagine--tRNA ligase → MYINDLYGDQKASIGKEVKLNGWIRNHRKQKKMGFIDFFDGSCFKSIQIVYEDTLANFDEIQSIHIGAAISIEGTVVVSAVNADNIEINASNIILVGDAPEDYPLQPKKHSIEFLREIAYLRPRTRVFQAVFRIRSLASMAIHEYFHNKGYVYVHTPIITGNDAEGAGNTFTVTCLENNNYEEDFFGKKASLAVTGQLEGETFAMAFGKIYTFGPTFRAENSNTKTHAAEFWMIEPEIAFCDLNQLMDIEEDFLKSIVSYILDKAKDELEFLQGFTKIDLFKRLEKLKESKIARVTHKEAIEILKKAPNQFVFTPEFGKDLAREHEKYLTEEYFNGPVFVYNWPKDIKAFYMYQNDDNETVAAVDLLVPDAGELMGGSQREVRYDLLRDKMEKLGINTEEMYWYLNLRKFGSCDHAGFGMGFERFLIYVTGVDNIRDVIPYPRTPGYCEF, encoded by the coding sequence ATGTATATTAATGATTTGTACGGTGATCAGAAAGCGAGTATTGGCAAGGAAGTAAAACTTAATGGTTGGATAAGAAATCATAGAAAGCAGAAAAAAATGGGCTTTATTGATTTCTTTGATGGTTCATGTTTTAAATCAATTCAAATTGTATATGAAGATACTTTAGCTAATTTTGATGAAATACAGAGCATTCATATAGGTGCTGCTATTAGCATAGAAGGAACGGTAGTAGTTAGTGCTGTTAATGCTGACAATATTGAGATTAATGCTAGTAATATTATTTTAGTAGGTGATGCACCAGAGGATTACCCTTTACAGCCTAAAAAGCACTCAATTGAATTTTTACGTGAAATAGCGTATTTGCGTCCGCGTACAAGAGTATTTCAAGCTGTGTTTAGAATAAGAAGCTTAGCTTCAATGGCTATTCATGAATATTTTCATAATAAAGGTTATGTTTATGTGCACACTCCAATAATAACAGGAAATGATGCTGAGGGTGCAGGTAATACATTTACTGTTACTTGCTTGGAAAACAATAATTACGAAGAAGATTTCTTTGGTAAGAAAGCATCGTTGGCGGTAACTGGTCAGCTTGAAGGAGAAACCTTTGCAATGGCGTTTGGTAAGATATACACCTTTGGACCTACCTTCAGGGCTGAAAACTCAAACACAAAGACACATGCAGCTGAATTTTGGATGATTGAGCCTGAAATAGCATTTTGTGATTTAAATCAATTAATGGATATTGAAGAAGATTTCTTAAAGAGCATAGTTTCATATATATTGGACAAGGCAAAGGATGAATTGGAATTCTTGCAGGGCTTCACGAAAATTGACTTGTTTAAGCGTTTGGAAAAGTTAAAGGAATCAAAAATTGCAAGAGTTACACATAAAGAGGCAATAGAAATATTAAAAAAGGCACCAAACCAGTTTGTATTTACACCTGAGTTTGGCAAAGACTTAGCTCGTGAGCATGAAAAATATTTAACTGAAGAGTACTTTAATGGACCTGTATTTGTATACAATTGGCCAAAAGATATTAAAGCATTTTATATGTATCAGAATGATGATAATGAGACAGTAGCTGCTGTAGATTTATTGGTTCCAGATGCAGGGGAATTGATGGGCGGAAGCCAAAGAGAAGTAAGATATGACTTGCTTCGTGACAAGATGGAGAAATTAGGAATCAACACCGAGGAAATGTATTGGTATTTGAATCTACGTAAATTTGGTTCTTGTGACCATGCTGGATTTGGAATGGGCTTTGAGAGATTCTTAATTTATGTAACTGGTGTTGATAATATACGTGATGTAATTCCATATCCTAGAACACCAGGCTATTGTGAGTTTTAG
- a CDS encoding chloride channel protein — protein sequence MDVIKIKIKSALNYILTFLRWVVLASITGCVGGIIGTVFHKSVELVTEIRLSDGFMIFLLPLGGLLIAILYKKCNISDNTGTNYIIESMRTDDKVPVRIAPLIFVSTVITHLFGGSAGREGAALQLGGGIGSQIGRIFHLDDKDTNVIVMCGMSSVFSALFGTPLTAAIFAMGVISIGITYYSTFLPCLVASIVSYLISIYFGIKPIRYVLSSVPDLSLNSIGYTVLLAALCALLSIVFCVTMRKTEVIFEKIKNKYLRIFTGGILVVLLTLIVGIRDYNGIGMDIIENAMIGNANPEAFLLKIIFTALTIGAGYKGGEIVPTFFIGSTFGCTFGIIFGINPGFCAAIGLISLFCGVLNVPIAAIVLSVEVFGSEGLLLFAIASSVSYMLSGYYSLYRSQKIIYSKLKTEFININAK from the coding sequence ATGGACGTAATAAAAATAAAGATTAAATCTGCACTAAATTATATCTTAACATTTTTAAGATGGGTTGTGCTTGCTAGCATTACAGGCTGTGTAGGTGGAATTATAGGAACGGTATTTCATAAAAGTGTTGAATTGGTTACAGAGATAAGATTATCAGATGGATTTATGATATTTTTGCTGCCATTAGGAGGACTTTTAATAGCAATACTTTATAAAAAATGTAATATAAGCGATAACACCGGTACAAATTATATAATCGAATCTATGCGAACAGATGATAAAGTACCTGTTAGAATAGCACCTTTGATATTTGTAAGCACAGTAATAACTCATTTGTTTGGAGGCTCGGCAGGAAGGGAAGGGGCTGCCTTACAGCTAGGAGGTGGAATTGGTTCTCAAATAGGACGAATTTTTCATTTAGATGATAAGGACACAAATGTTATTGTAATGTGTGGAATGAGCAGTGTTTTTTCAGCATTGTTCGGAACTCCATTGACGGCTGCCATATTTGCAATGGGAGTAATAAGTATAGGTATTACGTATTACTCTACATTTTTACCTTGTCTTGTTGCATCAATTGTCTCATATCTGATCTCAATATATTTTGGTATAAAACCTATTAGGTATGTATTGAGTTCTGTACCTGACCTTTCACTTAATTCCATAGGTTATACTGTCTTACTTGCTGCACTTTGTGCATTGCTGAGTATAGTATTTTGTGTAACAATGAGAAAAACAGAAGTCATATTTGAAAAAATAAAGAATAAATACTTACGTATTTTCACAGGTGGTATTTTAGTAGTTTTACTTACTCTTATTGTTGGTATAAGGGATTATAATGGAATTGGTATGGATATAATAGAGAATGCAATGATTGGTAATGCAAATCCAGAAGCATTTTTACTTAAGATTATATTTACAGCTTTAACTATTGGTGCAGGCTATAAGGGAGGAGAAATTGTACCTACATTTTTTATTGGTTCAACATTTGGCTGTACATTTGGAATTATTTTTGGAATTAACCCTGGCTTTTGTGCTGCAATAGGTCTTATTTCACTGTTTTGTGGTGTATTAAATGTACCAATAGCTGCTATTGTTTTAAGTGTAGAAGTATTTGGCTCAGAAGGACTGCTGCTATTTGCTATTGCATCAAGCGTGAGTTACATGCTGTCAGGATACTATAGTTTATACAGAAGCCAAAAAATAATATATTCAAAATTGAAGACTGAATTTATAAATATAAATGCAAAGTGA